Proteins found in one Planctomicrobium piriforme genomic segment:
- a CDS encoding RAD55 family ATPase: MRHSTGIADLDEMLGGGLIPGTLTVVLGATGIGKTQLGLQYLHQGKAQEGEPGVLFDLTSRGDSQNHAEYAERMFGWKLRDRPAEWKLENVEALWQRDESRWDAAHLFRGSGRRVTLSDLDFDQQREWKVELNRKLADTISFFYGNFCQGVRRCVIDGIEPSDRASDSFQFDLFEYVYHQILRKEHDWVARDLLRAQFRAHAAEVEKHAYRFEEIGCLMLCTSHEVMLDGLLSRPIESGDVLSNANTIILMGKIREGTRISRALCVAKHRGSPCDENIREYEITGHGLVLK, translated from the coding sequence ATGCGCCACAGCACCGGAATTGCCGACCTGGACGAAATGCTCGGGGGCGGACTCATTCCCGGCACGTTGACGGTCGTCCTCGGAGCGACGGGCATCGGCAAGACGCAGCTTGGTCTGCAATACCTGCACCAGGGAAAAGCTCAGGAGGGGGAGCCAGGCGTCCTGTTCGATCTCACGTCGCGCGGCGATTCCCAGAATCACGCCGAGTACGCCGAACGCATGTTCGGGTGGAAACTCCGCGACCGCCCTGCCGAGTGGAAGCTTGAAAACGTCGAGGCGCTCTGGCAACGCGACGAGTCTCGCTGGGATGCCGCTCATCTGTTCCGCGGGTCGGGCCGTCGGGTCACGCTGAGCGATCTGGACTTCGACCAGCAGCGGGAATGGAAGGTCGAACTCAACCGCAAGCTGGCCGACACCATCTCATTCTTCTATGGCAACTTCTGCCAGGGAGTACGGCGTTGCGTGATCGATGGCATCGAACCCTCCGACCGCGCCAGCGATTCCTTTCAGTTTGATCTGTTCGAGTACGTCTATCACCAGATTCTGCGGAAGGAGCACGACTGGGTCGCACGCGACCTGCTGCGGGCACAGTTCCGGGCGCATGCCGCTGAAGTCGAGAAGCATGCCTATCGATTCGAAGAGATCGGGTGCCTGATGCTCTGCACATCGCACGAAGTGATGCTCGACGGGCTGTTGTCACGTCCGATCGAAAGCGGCGACGTGCTGTCGAACGCCAACACGATCATCCTGATGGGCAAGATCCGGGAAGGGACGCGAATCAGCCGCGCCCTGTGCGTCGCCAAACACCGCGGCAGCCCGTGCGACGAGAATATTCGCGAATACGAAATCACAGGACATGGCTTGGTCCTGAAGTGA